The genomic interval TCTTGTAGCTATCTACCGTATCTTTTACTGTAGGTCACTCCACTCTGTGGCACGCCCCCCTGTGGTCACGTGATCGTCTGTCATTTTGAGTGTGGTTTATCCCCTGGTGGTGTCCTCCTGTAACAAACACGTCCTTCTCTGGTTTGAGTTGGTGGAAACATTTTAGACTAAACACAccaacaccctcccccccccccctttacagaAAGGCAGGTAAAGTGGTTGAGAAGACGGAAGTCAAAGTGAAGAGGTAATGGGTAGCttgttgtggggggtgggggggaggggggggtcagacACCAAGGTGTCACAGTTGCATGGTCCTAGAGGGCGATGTTGAGCTTCGATTGAGTGCCAGTTGTGTTCAGAGAGAGTGGAGCATCCACCTGAGGGAGGGAACGTCTGCAGCGGCTGTCTTGGCGTGAGCCCTGGGCGGGCAGCCTTGCCACACTTGCATGAGAAAGCTGCACGGAGGCTGCATGGTTGCTCGGCGCCTGTTCTGGGTCTGATTGGCAAGATGCTTGCAAGTTTGGGCAGAAACGGGGAAACGGAATCCCGCAGAGTGCGGGCTGGAAGGGGGGGAACTCCGTACACACCTTTTAGCTTCTCGTCAGCATCCAGGTCTCCCTAAGATAATGTCCACtagtgctgccccctggtggtgaaaTGAAAAGTCACCGTCACCTGTCCTGTCTTCACCAGGACATGATCACTGCTGATTCTGTTTGATCTGTTTGTCCCCTCTGCTCTGTAGTAACATGGGTGAAACCAACAACTCTCTCGCACCTGGGGGGACCCCTGCCCCAGGCATTCCCAAGTCACCTTCCAAGGTAACATTCCCTGAAATGGGATGGGGTGCATGAGAAGCATCATCTAATCTAAGGTTTAGCAGTAGACTGACTCAGGAAAGACTGAGGTCTGCTTATTGTACGAAGCCTGTAAATATGGAGCTGTGACAATCGGAGGTTCTGGCCAAGGCAGCGAGTCGCGTCGTGACTCCCCCTCCATGCTCTGTGGGCACCATGCCACGTTCAAGGGtgtcccctggggggggggggggtcctgtgtTTCATTTTCTCTCTTCACAAAATGGAGGTAAAATGGCAGTGTGTGCGTAGGATGCAGGCAGGATGCGGCCGTGGACTCAGGTGCATGCCGCTAACCAGTGTCTGCTAACTATCTGCCATGTCTATTTCTGTCCCCACCACATTCGCGTGTATGTCAAAAATGCTCTCGgactcctccccccacccccagctgaaGCCTGGACCGCCGGTTCCACCCCCACCCAAACTGACGCCGTCCAAAGAGCTGAAAACAGAGAACATCATCAACCTGTTTGGCGAGTCATTCGTGCCCGACATTAGCGTTACGTCCCCCTCGCAGGTCAGCAAGTCCCAAAGTGTCACCTTCCTCTTCCTCGTCATCTTCCTCGTCCCTCCATATCAAACATCTTGCCATCGCTTCTGGGTTCAGTCCCCCATCACCAGCTTCTTACCCCATTTCTCTGCTGTCATTAGGGTTACCTGGaccctattattattattattattattattattattattattattattatcattgctACCCATTACCCATGATTCCCGGCACCATCCCCTCCCCACCTACCTCATGGGCCAATGAAGAGTCAGTTTCTCTCCCTCTCGTGGCAGTTTGAGGCCCCTGCGGGGGGCAGTCTGCTTGACATGGACTTTGATGCTCTGAAGCCAGCCTCCAGCCCAGGGGCCCCTgccgcccccacctccccccaggtGGGTGTCGCCCTCCCGGAGGATGTGGGGAGGCCGTGACAGGTGGCCCGGCACAGGGCAGAGCAGAACCCCGCAGAAAATCCACAGTGTGCGGCAGCATTAATATCCCTGCCTTACGTAAGACCTTCTGAAATCCTCTTTGGCTCCTGCCACTGTATGAACATTTACGAAGGTGGAGATTTAATGGCATCCCCGTCCACGAAGCATAAATCCCCTCCCCTGTAAAGCGAGGAGCACGCTTGTCGTTtacctgtctctctctcactcctctTGCCTCACGGAAGGCGGCGGCGTCTTGGGACCCGTGGGAGGTAAGCTCATTTCCTATTGGCTGATAATTATCTCCAGAACCTCCCGTTCTCTCATTGTCCGTGTGGCTACTCCACCCATCTCTATGACTCTCCCGTGCCTCCGGGTTCCATcttggccggggggggggatggggggggggcacgtgcCAGCTGGCGTGACGAGTCCTTGCCCACCACCACGGTGATTCATCGAATTCCCTCTTGTCATTGGCCCAGATTTTCTTCCTACTCATCGCCTTTCTTTACCGCAGGTGTCTGTGGTTCTGTTGTGGTCTGTGACCGCCTTCTCTCTGATGGTCCTGCTGGGGACGGTATGGTGACACTCAGGCTCAGCCCCTGTACTCGGTGGCTATCACAGTAGGATGCACAAGGCCTACAGTGAAGATGCTGGCTTCATTTGTACCCCTCAGCCTTATCTGATCTTCATGTCCCAACTGGGCCTCTGCCTGGAAACAGCCCCACCGCCCCCCATTCGGTGGTGTTTGGGTTGGACAGCTCTCAGGAAGAATGTCTTACCCCTTACCCCTGTCCCAAATAGGCATGTGGGTGAAAGGGTGTCTGCGCAGCTGACTGGGCAGAGATGTTGCCACACAGGCTGCAGCTGAAGTGGGAGGAGCATTAAGAGGGTGCCTGTGTAGCTTATTGGACAGTGAGGCTGTCACTCAGGCCACGCATCTCAGTGGTAGGGACTCACACGCCTGTCCTCCTTTCCCACAGCAGACGGACAAAGCTGAAGTTTCCTCGGACGCGCCGGCCGTCGATTCTGTAAGTTGTTCCCTACGCTCGCATGTTACACGTGCCCAGAGTTGTTTCCCGTGCTCGCAGTCTGCTCGTCGTCCATCGGCCGGTGCCAGCTTGCATGTCCGTTTCCACTCAGAATGCCGTCCCGGCCGAATCAGCGGAACCGCAGCCGGCGGAAACCAACGGATCTGCAGAGGAGGTGGAGATGCCCCCTGGATTCCTCTACAAGGTGAGCTGTCGCCGTGTCGTTGCGGCGCTGCATGTGTGGGTCTCCAGGCCCATAAGGGTCTCCTTACTGCACTGAGAGAGCCATCCTGGACTATGTGTCCCAGGATGGGGGGATGGAATGTAGACGTCATTTGTGTCCTGGAGTGGAGGGCAGAGGACAACTGCCTAACATAAAACCGTGTACCACACCAGGTCAAGGTGATGCACGACTATGTAGCCAACGATTCCGATGAGCTGGAGATGAAAGCCGGGGATGTGGTTTTGGTTATGACCTACGACAGCCCTGATGAGCAGGTTGGTTCTCCCTGCACTGCCTCGCCTGTCCACCAATGGCCGCCATCAGCACAGTGTGAATATTGATGCGCTCGAAACACCTTTATAGGACACTGATATTTCGTAGTACATAGATTGTAGCAAAAACACCAGGCAGATAGATAACAGATTTTAGTGATTTAATTTGAAGCCTTGGAGTCCAAGGGTCCAAAATTACATACTTACACAGTAGGTACTGAATTTCACCAGAAGCCTACTGCTTGACTGTTTGTGTAGTATGTACGGTATGTATGCATACATTTGTTCACACAATAGTCCCCATCTTGCCTATTGCCTGATAGCACTTCCTCTGCCATCTTGACAAAGATTTCTGAGCAAGCAACATTCTTTGCTGCTCCAGTAGCCTTAGCATAGCATCCATCGGTTGCACACTTCGCAGTTTCCATGCAGTATGTCACCTGGGTCATACTACTCAAGTCGCATACTATATTTCGTCTACTACATAGAAACAGATTTCTGACGCAAGTCTTTCTGTCTCTTGCTCCTTGTCATACTGACCATATAAACCTGCCTGAGAACAGGGACACGTGCAGAATAAAGGACACTAACTCTAGACTCTCCCCGTTGGACTGTCTGCAGGATGATGGCTGGCTGATGGGGGTAAAGGAGACCGACTGGCTGCAGACCAAGGAGCTGAAGATCAAGGGCGTGTTCCCTGAGAACTTCACCCAGCGCCTGTGAGCTGCAGCGCCGGCAGGGGGGCGCCTCCTCTGCCCTGCGCCAATGCCGCCACGCCCAGAAGTCTTGTGCCGGAAGTCTGCCTGGGGCAGCCAAGGGCCCGGGCACGAGGGGCCAGCCGTGCATCATGGGAAAGCCTTTTCAGCTGCGTGTCGAAACGTGGTAGCCGGCTCGTCGTCGTGCTGTtggttcatttatttattctgtttcGTTttgttgtgcccccccccgaGTGGGTTAACCcttgtttaatatttaaaacgTGCTTACAGGTTCAGTGGTCCCTCTGAGCCCATCAGTTCTCATTGCCTAAATCCCTGGATGCTTGTGTACGGTGTTCGTTTCGTTTGCCAGATTGTTATTGGCTGCCGTGGCAGGGATCTCTCAGGGGATTGGACCACTTCTGATCCACCCCTGAGCGCTTTTGGGATGCAACCCCCACACCTGCTCCGTTTGTGTCTGATTGCCACCCCGATCCTCACACGTCCGCTCGCCTGCCCGTGGGTTATCCCCTACAGCAAAGGAACCATAGTGAAATCCCAAATGGACTGATGGAAGATACTGGAAGTATTATCATTTGTGAGATAAAGCCTTCCGGAATGCACCGCCCGGAGGCTTAATGATGTTTTATCGCAATTTAGTTTAGCGACGATAAGGAGTGTACTCTAACTGGTTGACATGAGACAGAGTTTAAAAATGTGCTGTATGTCTGTTGTTTTCTAGATGATTCTATACAGAAGTATTTTAATACGGTGGGTTAAAAGGGGAAATTAAACAGGCTACCTGGTTTATTAGTGTAAGTATCTGTAATCACCCATTGATGTGCGTTCAGGTGTTCTGCCTACTGTCTGTCGTCTGGGCCAGCATGTGGTAATTCCCAGTTACTGCCACATTTTTACTAGAAACTTGAAGGCGGCTCGAAGGTGAACTGTAGCTACTGTATTTTCTAGGAGATCCGCTGTATATTCCTAAAACCTTCCGAGGCTGATGCTAGCATGTTGGGTAAGACCTTGGATTTGATCTCAGCCCCTTCCCTGGCTCATATAAATGCGGATGACGGTGAAATAAACATTTGCTGGATTTTATTCTGTGTTCAGGTATACAAACTGGATCTTGTGGCTCGTAACCTGCGTGGTCTGCCATTTGAATCATGTCGTGTTGCGTAGCTATTTCCTGGAATGCTGGAGCACTCTGTGTAAGGTGGATGTGTACTTCGTGCTTCGTGCGTGTACTGCATTGCCCTCAACTGGAGTCATGTGCTAATTTTCGATATTTTGTTGCCATCGAAACGGGAGATTTTGAGCCGCCCGGCCCATTTTCCGGTGAACTGCTCTTTCTTTGCCTGCTGTAATTTCACCCCCTGGCCAGTTGGTGGTGCTCCTCCCCTTCTTTTAACTGTCTAACCAGCAGCCGAGTGGCGGGCCAGTCCGAAGCCCCCAGTGCCCGCTTGATGTTTCTCTGTAATGGATCAGCGTCCTGTAGCACATGCCTAGTGTATATACCAGTAAACACTAACCCCCCTTCAGACCAGTTGTGTTGTCGTACGCATGCAGTATTCTCTaccctacccccaccccacccccccgtgcTATGTGTGGATTTTAgtgagggaggggtgggggctaGGCTCACCTCGTACTGACCAATATACAAACGTGTTTATTCGACTCCTTGTGACCAGCTGTCTCAACTCTGGCAATAAATACGGGTTGAACCCCAGATTTCTGTCTCTTCTTTATCTGCCGTTCCTCTGCAGTTCTAGACTTTTCTTTGGTTAGAACGGAGAAAGATCCTCAAATGAAGtgctgtaatatatatatatatatatatagggtgTGGAGCAGGAACTGGACAGCCAATGGAGATTTGCCTGCAATACATCAgacagcctgcagggggcatcAAACAGCGTGAGAAGAAATCTTAACCCGGACTGACCCCTGAAGAGAGGTGCAGAGCACTGCTGTCCGTGGTACTGAAGGCTGTCCCCACCCCTCGCTGGTCATTACAGCATTTATCATCATTACTATCAGTATTTGTTTTGCACATCTATGTCCTTTAACAGTCACTCTGGCCTTGATTGTCAGccaatgggaggggggggattaTCACAAGGCTAATGCTAAAACCCTCCGTCCATCAGCTGACCTCATCATCGTGGCGTTTTATTTATCTAGCTGTAGTTTTGTGTGCGTTTACATGTTTACATGACTGTTTATCATTGGCGATTGAGGTTCCACACCTTCTGCCATCCTGACTTCCTGTCAGTTTTGGCTTTTCCCTGATctcattaccccccccccccccccccccccaataacaCCCCCCTTCCCTTCTCAAGCTCACGTGCAGCCGGATTCCAGGGGCTCGGTCAcacttcctgttcctgtcccTGCCATCTgatcaaaacatttttgtcattttgggcaaaagcatctgctaaaaaaaTGTATGCATAGGTAAAAAAAGATAACATCTTCACAGTTTGTGCTTCTGTCTGAGGGGGGTGTTATACCCAGACAGTATGGGTTGAACCTGCTGAAAAATGAGGGTCAGTTTGATTATGAGAACACGTGTCCTCAGTTATGCTGTGTACTACCACCATGTGGAGGTATTATGTATTGCGGTGTCATCTGAGACATCAATCAAGGCCATATCGTTATTCCTTTCTTCCTCACTTGTGGATTTGGATTCTCTCAGCGAGGAGAATAATTGACAACCCATGTTGTCGGAATGTAAAACTGGCTGTTCCTTTGTCATCGGGAATGGTAGGACTCCCCCTGCTGTCCGTTTGGCTGCCACTAGGCATTAAATCACCAGGGCTGCGGGGTGCTTCCTGTCACCCTAAACCGCGCACTGCGGGTTGGGGGTAAATAACCATGTCAGTTGCCCGCTTCTCTGCTAAGAGCAAGACGCCAtggcagtttgcatgttctccccgtgtcgtcatggggtttcctctgggtactccatttccccccccacagtcccaagtGGAGTTACTACACTGcctatctgtgtgtatgtgtgtgccccTGCTATGGGTTGGCGCCTTATCCTGGGTTATTCCATACATAATCCCATCAGAAACTCTGACCTCTGGGACAGCAGCTGTATCAGTTGTGGACTGTGTTTTACACAACAGTAATAAACTCTTAAGTCTTGTTGCAAAAGAGGCTAACTACCCCtcgacacacacacaattcagcCCATGTGTACAATTATTATAAATTAACCACTTTCAACCAACTTTACAGCCAAAGTGATAAGTCCATTCCCAGAATGCTGTGCGGCTGTGAATTGTAGGTGCCGTAGGTCAAACACGGCCTTCCACACAGGACTCAGCAGGCCAGACCAGCAgatatttacattatatttaatttccaaaaatagatctttaaatattttctttttccaagACATGAACATCATAGACATTTAGACATCTCTCTGAATACAAAGTAAATGTGGGCATAAAATAGTTAAGTACTTTCTAACAAGGCAATACAATGGATTTACACATTTAGAACGGGATTCCCAGCAGAGCGTAGCGGCGTTTAAGCAAAGGGGAGCGAATGGGACACACAGGAGTTCGGCATGTTTGGTCGCCGAGACGCTGATGAAATCTCCGTCTTGACTGTTTCACTCCACCGTGATGATTACGGCTTTGGTTCAGCATCGGCTCTTGCGCCACGTCTTTGACGAGCCCGGTTTTCAGTGTAGACATCTTGCCAATGATTAACGGcgccctaccccccccccccctcctgcttCATCCACCGCTCGTCGTCCAGGGGCCCCCATGAGCAGTGGGTCGAGTTCCAATGAAAGCCTTCCGCCATGAGAATTGTTGGGCTTCCCTGAGCGCGCTCACCTGCGCGGGGtccatgtgactgtgtgtgtgtgtgactgtgtgtgtgtgtgtgtgcgtgtctgaaAGGGCACGCCTTCTGCTGTCCAGTGTCAGTGTTGCAGGTCTAGTCCAGGGCTTCCCCACTGGTTCTGTTGGCACACAAGTGACGGAAACCCTGTTATTCCTTGATCAGGATTCTCCCCCTGGAAGTCCTACAGAAGTCCTAAGCATTGGCTGCCAGTTGAGTTTCCCTAATCCCTCCACCAGGGGGGGTGGTGGCCCTGAGCTGCCTCTTCAGGAGGACCCAGGTCGCGTCTCCCTCATCCATTTTCCCATGAGTCTCGAGGCCTCCTCCTGCTGCCGGGACTCTGCAGAGCAGACGTGTCTCTAGATCCTTCTAGCTTCCCCTTTTCCCAGCATTCTTACTCTTCTGACTCCTCCCTCCTCTCTTTCTTCCCATCCCTCTTCCTTTCATCTGTCatcctctttttttcccctccctctTCCCTcttttccttctctctctctctctctctctctctcacactcactccTATTTCATGCCCTCCTTCATCTCTCAGGGTCTGCCACACCCCAGGGGTGGAACCGTTCTGAGTCCAGCAGCAGCGTCCCAATCCAGTAGAGGGCGCTGGAATACCAGTGTATGCCATCGGCTCGACGACCGAGCGGCCCGACCCAGCTGTACAGTGCGCGCAGTGGCGCGAAAGCCCAGTGGGCCAGGTGGTGCTGGTCCATGACGGCATAGCAGGAGGTCAGGACGCCGTTGACCACCACGGTGCCGTGCCGTGTGAGTGGGGCAAACACGCCTCGCTCTTCGCGGATGTGCACCCAGGCCACGCGTGACAGGCGCCCCCTGCCATCCGCAGCGGACACCACGCACTGTCCAGGCTGCACGTCACTGGCAAAGACCGCCCGCAAGCCGCTCCCCGCCACCCACCCCGAGCAGTTCCCCTCGGAGACGAAGAGCAGATGGGCGGCAGTGAGAGGCAGCCTTTCCCCAGCCTCAGTCCCGATGACGTAAAAGTGCTTGCGAGCCTCGGGGTCGCTGTCCAGGAAGGCCAGGACCTCACTGTAGACCAGCTCCCCTCTGCCGTCGACCCCCGACGAGGCCAGGACCCGCTCCCCTGGCCGCAGGTCCCGCATAGTCTTGGTGACCCCTCCCTCGGTGATGATGCGAGCTCCTCCAGGGAAACAGCCTCCCGTCTTGGCCGCCACGGAGTGCTCTGTCATGGAGAGACGGAGAAAGCGGTCAGCCCAAGAGCCCGGACGAGACCTCGGGATTCAGCCACACGCAGAGGACCGCGTGCCTCTGACTGGGGCTTCCCAAAGGTCCGTGCTCCCTGTTCGGCTGCATGCAGCTGAATCACAGTAACTGCAAACCCTTAACTTCTGATAGAGAGACCGCAGCCCCGTGAAGGGCAcccgcacacgcacacgcacacgcacacacagccgCTCCTTCAGACCTCGCTCGTGCCCCCAAACACATTCCTACCTACAATTACATATTTGCccgttttttccccccactctCTGCTCAGCgtttaaaaatgcaataaaaggTAATAAATTAACCAAACGGTTCAATCGCAGGTCCCGGGCCACGGACCAGAGGAAATGCACGGAGGTCACGGTACGAAACGGGGAGGGCTAACTGGTGTCTCAAGTCTCCGGTGAGTCTAACACAAATATTTGGGAAAGGTAAGAGAACCAAGGCCTGATGATAAGTCAGCCTGAGATAAGAGATCTGAGGAAAGGAACAGAGCCGCTACCATCTGGACAACAAAGGAGCAGGTTAATCATCTGAAGGAACTTATTCACCGCCATCGTAACCTGCTGTGCCTGTCAACAAATAACCTTCCTCTCTGCCTCTCCTTGCCCACACTCCCACCCTCTGACTAATCGAAAAACACACTCAGACACGCCTGCACCAGCAATCACCCAAGTCCAGCACACAGTTGGATATTAAAAACACCCAGTGAGGATTCTGGGGAGCCCGATCTTTTATGAGTGACCCTGACAACAGAGAGACGATGCCGACCCGACATCCCATAAATATTcagagggctgggggggtggggcacccCACTGTGGAACTCCACTACGAGGCCCAGATCTCATGCCGTGAGGGGCTTCACACCCAAACTCTCCCAGAATAGTATGATGTATGGAATGATATCAAACCTCCTTGTGCACTGACTTCTGGGTAATGTAGTGCGGCCAGGATTTCGGCCAGCAGCCTATCAAAGGTCCTGTTCATGGTTCTGTGAAGCTTTAAGGGAAGCCCAGGTCACCTTAAAACAGTATGTGAGGAAGCCCCCCAATGGTTTGCTCTCCTGTAAACTAACGTTAGGAAGAGCTTAATGGCCACGGGACCTGAAATACAGTCTGCAGGTGGGAGCCAAGCTTGTGTGTCATCAAGGCAGGATCCCAACTCGCTGTTTAGCCGTCTTTTAAGACCGAACTAGGCCATTAAAGGAGGAGTGCCCCCGTAAATCTCCGTAAGTAATACagcagtaaataaaaacaggagATATCAAGGTGACTTGTAGCCTGAAGTTTTGGGCTCAGCTGCAATGGGACTGGGCTGCACTCCTGCCAAGGGCCCTGccctgactgcccccccccccccccccccctttgatgATGGGTCTCTCTGGGCCACAGACAGGTTGGAATAAATGGATAGAATTTTACTGCTCCTTCTTGGAAACCCTTCCTTTAAACTTTAATAATGTATTCATTTTCTGCTCACGAAGCACCGGGAAGTCACACTAATGTCACGTCGTGACGTCACCCATGTCCGAGGACAGCGAGTCATGCGGTTTTCTTTTTCCCGTTCAGCTGATGTTTGTTCCACCATATTTACTTTTCTTTGAATTCTTCCAGAACAATCCACCTCATTTCTAATGTTGCACATTTTGGATGTCCTGTCTCTTCTTATCAACGTGAAAAGGAAGAAACTacaccccccccaaacccccccccccccccgcacgcGCTGCCACTGCAACCAGATCGGCACCTGGAAAAACGCAAACTGATCTGGGCAGAGGGGGCTAGAAAAAGACAACCGCAAGgagagaggggagaggaggGAAGGGGAAAGATGGGAAATTCTGCAGTGGAGTGACGTCAGGGAAGATAGATTTTCTAGAAGATCCGTCTGTTTCAACCACAGCACCAATCAAAACTGAACTGCGGCTGGACCAAGGTCCTCGGGGGGGCTGGATGCATGCCAGATGCACGTATGAGAAGAGAATGATTAAGTATTGGGCTGCAGGCCTCCTGAGATAGGCCCAAGGTCAACACcgcgatggatggatggatggatggacggacggactgTGGGATGTCTGCATCACAAAGAGCTTTACATATGACTTTATATATACCGTCACCTCTTGAATAAAGAAAAGCATGCATGATAAACCTATAAGCCAAAGCACAACCGATACACATCACATCCCCGGATGACTCAGGAAAATGGAGGGATATGAGCGGCAGGATGGCTAATGGACCGGGATGCGTGTCACTTTGATACCGAGTCCGACTTGATGAGTATTGGCAGTGGAGTCTGGTGGAGCGCAGTGTCCAAGTGAGGCCACATGGGTGTACCACTGACACTCCAGTCAGATGGTGCAGAATGAATTAATGATGCCCCAGTGGACAGCCATCAGCTTTGGGGGGCGGGGCCGGGGGTGTAAATCAAAAGCTTGACCAGAGGGTCTCGGAGCAGGGCTTTGTGAAGCGACTCCACAATAGGAGCTTTCAGCTTCCCATGCCAAGCAGATCCCTGTCGTACCTAATCGCTGTGTTGCAGGAGTAGGTCCCCCAGAGCACAACAGTTGGGCTCCAAAGCCCCACACTTCCCAGCTGACCAACCCTGGCCCTCCTCTGCATTACACCCGTACAATCAGAGGCCACCGGATAGCCAATCCATAAACACGTCCACTCCTCCAATGGGATTCTGCCATAGGACCGCCTGTGTTCACCACGCTGCTTGTGCGAATGGCCACACCTAAAGAGAAGCTTGTTAACCAACCACAGAAAAGACCAGAGCTGTTTCCACCCATGTTTGCACCGTGCGTCGTGGCGATGACAGGCTGCTTCTAGAAACATCTTCCAAGGACAGGTTTTTTGCCCAACGCCCTTCTATGAGATGACCAGCGTGGTGTCACAGGGCactccagggttgggggggcgggggctttGATACAGGCATTGAACAAGCATCGTTGTACCCTGGATGTACCCAACACCAAGACATCAGCCAGTGAGTAAGTCACACTTATGGCATACCTCTGGGCAGGGGGAGGGgacagaaatgggggggggggacgcaaCTCCCATCTCCTGCCTTGTCGGAATGTCCCCACTAGGGCACCTTCACGTCTGGCTGGCTTTGGTGCTCTTTGTCAGGATTTCGTGGGGATCCGACTCCTGGGGGTGCCGTCTGTGTCACcgctcctcccccctccctccctcccaccctAATTTGCTCCCTGCGGACTTGGCCACCTCGTCCTGTAATGATGTGGCTTCTGcgccgctccccccccccctcctctttgTTACCTGTCTCTTCAGGTCTGGTGCTTACCTCACCCGCACTAACAAACCGCCCCCGCCTTCCATCCCCCGAGGGGGCCGCACCCCCTCAGTCACCCGGGAGTCTGATGGAAACGTGACCACACCCCCGAAGATGGCAGGCAACCATTCAGCCAATGAACGAAAGGCGCTGAAGATGCCCCGCCCTTGACCAACCCCCCACAGTGGTCCAGCACCCACCTGATTTGACACTGCAGTGCACATGGGCCTTGGACTCGTAGTGGACCCAGTCGAAGCCAGCCTCCACGGCCAGCCGGGCCAGCATGCCGTACTTGTTGCGGTCGCGGTCAGAGGTGGTGATGTCGACCGCTCGGCCCTCGTAGTGCAGAGACTCCTCGGAATGGTGGCCGTCCTCGTCCCAGCCCTCGGTGACACGCAGTTTGACCCCAGGCCAAAGGTTCATCACTGAGATGGCCAGAGAGTTCAGCTTGTCTTTGCAACGCTGGAGCAGATGGGAAACATGGGGGAACGGGAGCCAGACAGGAAAAAGTGACGCCATCAGCATGCTCTCTCACCAGCAAACGGAGACACCGGCACGGCTGTCTGCCACCAGCACCCACTTATCAAACACTACGACAAGGCAGCGAGCAGAATGTCACAGGCTACTGACAGATAGTGACAGCAGACAATTAAACATGGTGACTGGGGAAGAGCGTGATAGAATaaggaaagcccccccccccaatcaaacAAACAGCATAATGTACACCAGCAAACAAACGCATAAAGGGAGACAAAGTTCAAGATCGCGGGAGCGATCGATGCCGCACGGGAAGGCAGGGCGgcatttcccataatgctccTGCGGTGTGGATAATTGCTTTATTGCTTCACTCCGTGATACATTTACAGACGTCGTCTCCGCCCTCTTCTGACAGACAGCGCCGTCTCGCCGGTCTTCATCCATGGATAACGCCTAGCGCACTAGCCAGCCCGAAAGCCCCCCTCGCTCTGCAGATGTCAGC from Paramormyrops kingsleyae isolate MSU_618 chromosome 16, PKINGS_0.4, whole genome shotgun sequence carries:
- the LOC111852225 gene encoding myc box-dependent-interacting protein 1 isoform X3 → MAEIGKGVTAGKLASNVQKKINRAQEKVLQKLGKADETKDILFEEGVLNFHKQLTEGTKLQKDLRAYLTAVKAMHESSKRLQDCLVEMYEPEWYGKDEVDSIVEDTDVLWTDFHQKLVDHALISMDTYLGQFPDIKARIAKRDRKLVDYDSARHHFASLQKGKKKDEVKVAKAEEELGRAHKVFEEINVDLQEELPSLWNSRVGFYVNTFQSVAGLEEKFHREMGKLSLNLNDVLNKLDEQKAGKVVEKTEVKVKSNMGETNNSLAPGGTPAPGIPKSPSKLKPGPPVPPPPKLTPSKELKTENIINLFGESFVPDISVTSPSQFEAPAGGSLLDMDFDALKPASSPGAPAAPTSPQAAASWDPWEQTDKAEVSSDAPAVDSNAVPAESAEPQPAETNGSAEEVEMPPGFLYKVKVMHDYVANDSDELEMKAGDVVLVMTYDSPDEQDDGWLMGVKETDWLQTKELKIKGVFPENFTQRL
- the LOC111852207 gene encoding indian hedgehog B protein-like gives rise to the protein MRLYACLAFFTGCALILSPVNESCGPGRGYGKRRPQRKLTPLSYKQFSPNVAEKTLGASGRYEGKITRNSERFKELTPNYNPDIIFKDEENTGADRLMTQRCKDKLNSLAISVMNLWPGVKLRVTEGWDEDGHHSEESLHYEGRAVDITTSDRDRNKYGMLARLAVEAGFDWVHYESKAHVHCSVKSEHSVAAKTGGCFPGGARIITEGGVTKTMRDLRPGERVLASSGVDGRGELVYSEVLAFLDSDPEARKHFYVIGTEAGERLPLTAAHLLFVSEGNCSGWVAGSGLRAVFASDVQPGQCVVSAADGRGRLSRVAWVHIREERGVFAPLTRHGTVVVNGVLTSCYAVMDQHHLAHWAFAPLRALYSWVGPLGRRADGIHWYSSALYWIGTLLLDSERFHPWGVADPER